One Bacillus sp. 1780r2a1 DNA segment encodes these proteins:
- a CDS encoding PAS domain-containing protein, translating into MKNKTFSTILSPEVHNQKAIHVVGIGASAGGLDAIEQFFANMPSSNGMAFIVIQHLSSKYKSFMPELLAKKTNMDIVQIEDGMTLQENTVYLAAPHYFVTLKGSVLELTPYDQNEQVKFPIDKLFSSLALSHKTNCTAVILSGKGNDGTEGAKLIRAEGGTVLVQDETTAKYPDMPHSAVQAHLADYILSPSAMPELIQNNLLNYDFQYNEETLQYIFTLIKKKTGIDFSLYKKNSVLRRIEKRMSLLDTPCETLEVYRDYLNAHPVEIVDLQRDLLIGVTQFLRDKEAFSLIEEQVIPKIVNRKIERKEDEIRIWVAGCSTGQEAYSLAILFHKYLSTVNHYFDVRIFATDIDKQAIKVASQGIYTEDNLSVFSEEQISQYFEPTKHNSYQVKKSIRKMIVFAPHNIAKDSPFVNVDLISCRNMLIYFQAELQQRILSLFHFSLTDEGTLFLGPSETTGKLSNLFQPISNKWKVFKSTGQPNRQLASSFKLSKSISNDSTMTHAPIPNQLYKPLPSLQLDSMYQALINNFMSPCLVLNEYNEVIFCSKDATKLINVPAGKIHYTIFKMVPVHVSLAIGAAIKRVKEQGISVCCQDIDFIIDGSTRRFNLTVSSFPTNDSLHLLVFDEQEVIGTSAIEETLYLNQTSTINELLIDLEQELHYTQQHLQTTIEELETTNEELKSTNEELIASNEELQSTNEELQSVNEELISVNNQYERKIDELTDLNNDIDNLLISTTIATIFLDDQLHIKLFTPETKKVINVLHQDVGRPFFHISHNLRYNNLVDDARYVLQSNETIHKEIQSDNGQWYSMKMMPYRTTENLINGVVITFIDITEIKRSNEELAITSFAVAHSPTSIFITDHQGQIKYMNQKFTEYKVDFKEMFGMHVYDFYTKQLGVKNFPSIWNEVYRGKKWNGEISYTNDDSEAVWQRLLLMPIKNEANEVLHYIGLSEDISQHKQSEIMLKNSEMLSALGQLAAGIAHEIRNPLTSLKGFLQLMLQEEKYKKEYIDVMMSEFNRLELIISELLILAKPEVVKYEHKNISTILMDVCTLLHTQAIMKNITITSNIADDLPTMYCIEKDMKQVFINMVKNAIEAMDNPGSIYVNANYDLTDQRIVVHVIDEGKGMPKERLKRISEPFFTTKEKGTGLGLMVSHKIISNHKGTIFYDSEENKGTTVEIRLPLS; encoded by the coding sequence ATGAAAAACAAAACGTTTTCTACCATCTTATCACCTGAAGTACATAACCAAAAAGCCATCCATGTCGTAGGAATTGGGGCTTCGGCTGGTGGTCTAGATGCAATTGAGCAATTTTTTGCAAATATGCCTTCTTCAAACGGCATGGCTTTTATTGTTATTCAGCATTTATCATCAAAATATAAAAGTTTTATGCCCGAGCTTTTAGCCAAAAAAACCAATATGGATATTGTTCAAATTGAAGACGGTATGACGTTACAAGAAAATACTGTTTACCTAGCTGCACCTCACTATTTTGTTACTTTAAAAGGCTCTGTATTAGAGCTAACACCTTACGATCAAAATGAACAAGTGAAATTTCCAATTGATAAACTCTTTTCATCTTTAGCTTTGAGTCATAAAACAAACTGCACGGCCGTTATTCTATCTGGAAAAGGAAACGATGGGACAGAAGGCGCTAAGCTGATTCGCGCAGAAGGCGGAACCGTTTTAGTTCAGGATGAAACAACTGCAAAATACCCAGATATGCCTCATAGCGCAGTCCAAGCTCACTTAGCTGATTATATTCTTTCACCCTCAGCTATGCCTGAACTAATTCAAAACAATCTACTAAACTATGACTTTCAATACAACGAAGAAACTCTTCAATATATTTTCACATTAATAAAAAAGAAAACTGGAATTGATTTTTCTCTTTACAAAAAAAATAGCGTGCTTAGGCGCATTGAAAAGCGAATGTCTTTATTAGATACTCCATGTGAGACGCTGGAAGTTTATCGAGATTATTTAAATGCTCATCCTGTTGAAATTGTTGATCTTCAGCGTGATTTATTAATTGGCGTAACGCAATTTTTGAGGGATAAAGAAGCTTTTTCATTAATTGAAGAACAGGTAATCCCCAAGATTGTAAATCGAAAAATTGAGCGTAAAGAAGATGAAATTCGCATTTGGGTTGCAGGCTGTTCCACTGGCCAAGAGGCTTACTCACTAGCTATTCTATTTCATAAATATTTATCAACTGTTAACCATTATTTCGATGTTCGAATCTTTGCAACAGATATTGACAAGCAAGCAATTAAAGTTGCGAGTCAAGGAATTTATACAGAAGATAACTTAAGCGTGTTTTCAGAAGAACAAATCAGTCAGTACTTTGAACCAACAAAGCATAATTCTTATCAAGTAAAAAAAAGCATTCGCAAAATGATTGTATTTGCTCCACATAATATTGCAAAGGATTCACCGTTTGTTAACGTTGACTTAATTAGCTGTCGGAATATGTTGATTTACTTTCAAGCTGAGTTACAGCAGCGAATTTTATCGCTCTTCCACTTTTCATTGACAGATGAAGGGACTTTATTCTTAGGACCTAGCGAAACAACAGGAAAGCTATCTAACTTATTTCAACCTATCAGTAACAAGTGGAAAGTATTCAAAAGCACAGGTCAACCGAACAGACAGCTAGCTAGCTCATTTAAATTATCAAAGTCAATTTCTAACGACTCAACAATGACACATGCGCCAATACCTAACCAGCTTTATAAACCACTTCCTTCTTTGCAGTTGGATAGCATGTATCAAGCATTAATCAATAACTTTATGAGTCCTTGTCTTGTTTTAAATGAATATAATGAAGTAATTTTCTGCTCTAAAGACGCTACAAAGCTAATTAATGTCCCAGCTGGAAAAATTCATTACACAATCTTTAAAATGGTTCCCGTACACGTTTCATTAGCGATTGGAGCTGCTATAAAACGTGTCAAAGAGCAAGGAATTAGCGTTTGTTGTCAAGATATTGACTTTATTATTGATGGATCTACAAGACGGTTTAATTTGACCGTCTCTTCGTTTCCAACAAATGATTCACTCCACCTGCTCGTATTTGACGAGCAAGAAGTAATTGGTACTTCTGCTATAGAAGAGACTTTGTACTTAAATCAAACAAGTACTATTAATGAATTATTAATTGATTTAGAGCAAGAGCTACACTATACGCAACAGCATTTACAAACAACGATTGAAGAATTAGAAACAACAAATGAAGAATTAAAATCAACAAATGAGGAGCTAATTGCTTCTAACGAAGAACTTCAGTCTACAAACGAAGAACTTCAATCTGTCAACGAAGAACTGATTAGCGTTAATAATCAATATGAACGCAAAATTGACGAATTAACAGATTTGAATAATGATATTGACAATCTATTAATTAGTACAACTATTGCTACAATCTTTTTAGATGATCAGCTTCATATCAAACTGTTTACACCGGAAACGAAAAAGGTTATTAACGTGCTACATCAGGATGTTGGAAGGCCTTTCTTTCATATTTCCCATAACCTGCGTTATAACAACTTAGTTGATGATGCTCGCTATGTACTGCAGTCAAACGAAACCATTCACAAAGAAATTCAAAGTGATAACGGACAGTGGTACAGTATGAAAATGATGCCTTATCGCACAACAGAAAACTTAATTAACGGCGTGGTTATTACATTCATTGATATTACGGAAATTAAGCGTTCAAATGAAGAGCTAGCAATTACTTCGTTTGCTGTTGCCCATAGCCCAACAAGTATCTTTATTACGGATCATCAAGGTCAAATTAAATATATGAATCAAAAGTTCACAGAATACAAAGTTGATTTTAAAGAAATGTTTGGCATGCACGTATACGACTTTTATACAAAGCAGCTAGGAGTTAAAAACTTCCCTTCTATCTGGAATGAAGTATATCGTGGAAAGAAATGGAATGGTGAGATTTCTTATACAAACGATGACAGTGAAGCCGTTTGGCAGCGTTTATTATTAATGCCGATTAAAAATGAAGCAAATGAAGTGCTTCATTACATTGGATTAAGCGAGGATATCTCTCAGCACAAACAATCTGAAATCATGCTGAAAAATTCTGAAATGCTATCTGCTTTAGGACAGCTAGCAGCTGGAATTGCGCATGAAATCCGCAATCCCTTAACGTCATTAAAAGGCTTTTTGCAGTTGATGCTTCAAGAAGAAAAGTACAAAAAAGAATATATTGACGTAATGATGTCAGAGTTTAACCGTTTGGAACTCATTATCAGCGAGCTATTGATTTTAGCGAAGCCTGAAGTGGTAAAGTATGAGCACAAAAACATTAGCACAATCTTAATGGATGTCTGTACCCTTCTTCATACACAAGCCATTATGAAAAACATTACAATTACTAGTAATATTGCTGATGACCTTCCTACAATGTATTGTATTGAAAAAGATATGAAGCAAGTATTTATTAATATGGTGAAGAATGCAATTGAGGCAATGGACAATCCAGGTTCAATTTACGTTAATGCAAACTATGACCTTACGGATCAACGAATTGTTGTACATGTTATTGATGAAGGTAAAGGAATGCCAAAAGAACGTTTAAAAAGAATTAGCGAACCATTCTTTACTACCAAAGAAAAAGGAACAGGGCTTGGACTAATGGTGAGTCATAAAATCATTAGCAATCACAAAGGAACCATTTTCTATGATAGTGAAGAAAACAAAGGTACTACCGTTGAGATACGCTTACCCCTCTCTTAA
- the proC gene encoding pyrroline-5-carboxylate reductase, which produces MIKTKKIAFLGAGSMAEAMISGMIDSNIVPAKNIVVTNRSNEERLLELENKYGIQTRKRANLDMTDIDVFILAMKPKDAEQALSSLKPNITKDQVVLSVLAGISTAFMEDLLHEEQQVVRVMPNTSSMIQQSATAISPGQYTAMDSVILTKELLSSIGQVYVIDEKQMDIFTGIAGSGPAYFYFLMEHIEKVAKEEGLDPEVARAIGAQTIYGAARMMMERDETPTELRENVTSPNGTTAAGLKALEEHGGGTAIMRAVKGASNRSKEMSEQLEKVSSKA; this is translated from the coding sequence ATGATCAAAACAAAAAAGATTGCTTTTCTAGGTGCCGGGTCAATGGCAGAAGCAATGATTTCTGGTATGATTGATTCTAACATTGTTCCAGCAAAAAATATTGTGGTAACAAACCGCAGCAATGAAGAACGCCTCTTAGAATTGGAAAATAAATACGGTATTCAAACAAGAAAAAGAGCTAATTTAGACATGACGGATATTGATGTGTTCATTTTAGCAATGAAACCAAAAGATGCTGAGCAAGCATTATCCTCTTTAAAACCCAATATCACAAAAGATCAAGTTGTTTTATCAGTGCTAGCTGGTATTTCAACAGCCTTTATGGAAGATCTATTGCATGAAGAACAACAAGTTGTTCGAGTGATGCCAAATACCTCAAGTATGATTCAACAATCTGCTACAGCAATATCTCCAGGACAATATACAGCAATGGATTCAGTCATTTTAACAAAAGAGCTACTATCGTCAATTGGTCAAGTTTACGTTATTGATGAGAAACAAATGGACATTTTCACAGGCATTGCCGGTAGTGGACCAGCGTACTTTTATTTCTTAATGGAGCATATTGAAAAAGTAGCCAAAGAAGAGGGGTTAGATCCAGAAGTAGCCAGAGCAATCGGAGCACAAACCATATATGGTGCGGCAAGAATGATGATGGAGCGCGACGAAACGCCAACAGAGCTTCGGGAAAACGTAACGTCTCCAAACGGCACAACAGCAGCAGGCTTGAAAGCACTTGAAGAACATGGTGGCGGCACGGCAATTATGCGCGCGGTAAAAGGAGCATCAAACCGTTCAAAAGAAATGAGTGAACAGCTTGAAAAGGTATCCAGCAAAGCATAA
- the proB gene encoding glutamate 5-kinase yields the protein MSPDGKKRVVIKIGSSSLTSSHGEISRKKLERLVDQVVELKDQGHEVLLVSSGAVAAGYRKLGCLERPSSLPEKQAAASIGQGLLMEAYSELFLSHGYVASQILITRDDFSDESRYNNARNTINVLLERGIVPIVNENDTVTINRLKFGDNDTLSAKVAGLVDSDLLIILSDIDGLYSADPRENPDAELLSHVSEITPEIEEGAGDSGSSVGTGGMRSKIDAFKISMASGIPSFLGKAGVPNILTEAVLGEAVGTYFEAGEDAVNLSQKEQWIAFNSGPEGEIVIKDEARTVIVEEKKPLLREHIKFIKGHFEEDSVVRILDVDEQELALGVSNYSSEELAQNQEINEPVVDSEGLVCHVEIPIPVGL from the coding sequence ATGAGTCCCGATGGTAAGAAGCGGGTTGTAATTAAGATTGGAAGCAGTTCTTTAACAAGTTCACACGGTGAGATTAGTCGAAAGAAATTGGAGCGCCTTGTTGACCAAGTAGTTGAATTGAAAGATCAAGGTCATGAGGTGCTGCTTGTTTCATCGGGTGCGGTAGCGGCAGGATACAGAAAGCTTGGTTGTTTAGAAAGACCTAGCTCATTACCTGAAAAACAAGCGGCTGCATCCATTGGCCAAGGACTTTTAATGGAAGCATATTCTGAGCTGTTCTTATCTCATGGCTACGTGGCGTCACAAATCTTAATTACAAGGGATGACTTTTCTGACGAAAGCAGATATAACAATGCACGTAATACCATTAACGTCTTGTTAGAGCGAGGAATTGTCCCAATTGTTAATGAGAACGATACGGTAACTATTAACCGTCTGAAGTTCGGGGATAATGATACGTTATCTGCTAAAGTTGCAGGATTAGTTGATTCGGATCTACTTATTATCCTATCTGATATTGACGGACTATACAGCGCAGATCCTCGTGAAAATCCAGATGCAGAGTTATTATCACATGTATCTGAAATTACGCCAGAAATTGAAGAAGGCGCGGGAGACTCTGGAAGTTCAGTTGGTACAGGTGGTATGCGATCAAAAATCGATGCATTTAAAATTTCAATGGCTTCTGGAATTCCGTCATTCCTTGGAAAAGCAGGAGTTCCAAATATTTTAACAGAAGCCGTGTTAGGTGAAGCAGTTGGAACGTATTTTGAAGCCGGAGAAGATGCTGTTAACTTAAGTCAAAAAGAACAGTGGATTGCGTTTAACTCAGGACCTGAAGGGGAAATAGTTATTAAAGACGAAGCAAGAACGGTTATTGTAGAGGAAAAGAAGCCGCTCCTACGAGAGCATATTAAGTTTATAAAAGGTCATTTTGAAGAAGACTCAGTTGTTAGAATCTTAGATGTTGATGAGCAAGAGCTTGCATTAGGTGTTTCGAACTATTCTTCCGAAGAATTGGCTCAAAACCAAGAAATCAATGAACCTGTGGTTGACAGTGAAGGATTGGTTTGTCACGTCGAAATTCCGATTCCTGTGGGTCTTTAA
- a CDS encoding glutamate-5-semialdehyde dehydrogenase, whose translation MVQVKADISVKQQAVLAKKGAKQLSLLTTEQKNKALLTIADVLEEHTDDILKANEKDLENGKEKGFDDALMDRLALSVERVKDFADGLRQVSKLDDPTGDILTEWTLENGLNVKQVRVPLGVIGMIYEARPNVTVDATGLALKSGNAILLKGGSSAIHSNKAIVEVMHKALDKTEIPKEAVQFIASTNREATQQLFTMKEHIDVLIPRGGASLIQAVVNNATVPVLETGVGNCHLYIDEHADVEKAISILINAKTDRPAVCNAAETVLVHEKWLEQNSSRLIQAFKDFNIEVFGDELTVSTIPGAKEAKETDWAEEYLRLAIAMKVVSNVDEAIEHIEVYGTKHSEAVITEDESVVKKFMALVDAAALYHNASTRFTDGGALGFGAEIGISTQKLHARGPMGLPALTTIKYVMSGNGQVR comes from the coding sequence GTGGTACAGGTAAAGGCAGATATTTCGGTTAAGCAACAAGCGGTGTTAGCTAAAAAAGGTGCAAAACAGCTTAGTCTATTAACAACAGAGCAAAAAAACAAAGCGCTTTTAACAATTGCAGATGTACTTGAAGAGCACACGGATGACATTTTAAAAGCCAATGAAAAAGATTTAGAAAATGGAAAAGAAAAAGGTTTTGATGATGCATTAATGGATCGTTTAGCATTATCTGTTGAACGTGTAAAAGACTTTGCAGATGGATTAAGGCAGGTATCAAAGCTTGATGACCCAACTGGAGATATCTTAACTGAATGGACGCTCGAAAATGGTCTAAATGTTAAACAAGTTCGCGTTCCGCTTGGAGTAATTGGAATGATTTATGAAGCGAGACCGAACGTAACGGTGGATGCTACAGGTCTGGCGTTAAAATCAGGTAATGCAATTTTATTAAAAGGTGGCTCGTCTGCCATCCATTCCAACAAAGCCATTGTCGAAGTCATGCATAAAGCATTAGATAAAACAGAAATTCCTAAAGAAGCTGTCCAGTTTATTGCAAGCACAAATCGTGAAGCAACGCAGCAGCTCTTTACGATGAAAGAGCATATTGACGTATTAATTCCACGTGGCGGTGCATCATTAATCCAGGCTGTTGTAAACAATGCCACTGTTCCTGTATTAGAAACAGGAGTAGGGAACTGTCACCTTTACATCGATGAACATGCAGACGTTGAAAAAGCTATTTCAATTCTAATCAATGCTAAAACAGATCGCCCAGCGGTATGTAACGCAGCTGAGACGGTATTAGTTCATGAAAAGTGGCTTGAGCAAAACAGCAGCCGTTTAATTCAAGCGTTTAAAGACTTTAATATTGAAGTATTTGGTGATGAGCTAACAGTTTCTACAATTCCTGGTGCTAAAGAAGCAAAAGAAACGGATTGGGCAGAGGAGTATTTACGCCTTGCAATTGCTATGAAGGTTGTTTCAAACGTAGATGAAGCAATTGAACACATTGAAGTATATGGGACGAAGCATTCAGAAGCTGTAATTACAGAAGATGAAAGTGTTGTGAAGAAGTTTATGGCGTTAGTAGATGCAGCAGCTCTTTACCATAATGCTTCAACTCGCTTTACAGACGGTGGTGCGCTTGGTTTTGGAGCAGAAATCGGAATTTCAACTCAAAAACTTCACGCAAGAGGACCAATGGGCTTACCGGCGCTAACAACGATTAAGTATGTAATGAGCGGAAATGGTCAAGTACGCTAA
- a CDS encoding cold-shock protein, with protein sequence MYNRKNVEPAVIEETKVWECTSDSCNCWVRDNFKSGDQPTCPLCKSEMQQATKELQVIHNPKVID encoded by the coding sequence ATGTATAACCGAAAAAATGTTGAACCAGCTGTAATTGAAGAAACAAAAGTATGGGAATGTACGTCAGATAGCTGTAATTGTTGGGTTCGTGACAACTTTAAGAGCGGTGATCAACCAACTTGTCCGCTTTGTAAAAGTGAAATGCAACAAGCAACGAAAGAGTTACAAGTGATTCACAATCCAAAAGTAATTGATTAA
- a CDS encoding YxcD family protein, producing MEKLKISEQDIINAMCLYIADKKQVQPHEVEIELMYDDDYGFSAESYVNDRKQVHITLNIIEALRLWLDTQMNIDPFSTGLELELDDEEGIIAYATVRQG from the coding sequence TTGGAGAAACTAAAAATTTCAGAACAAGACATTATCAATGCAATGTGTCTTTATATTGCTGATAAAAAGCAAGTGCAACCTCACGAAGTTGAGATTGAATTGATGTATGATGATGACTATGGCTTTTCAGCCGAGTCATACGTAAATGACCGAAAACAGGTTCATATTACGTTAAATATCATTGAGGCACTGCGTTTATGGTTAGATACACAGATGAACATTGATCCATTTTCAACAGGCTTGGAATTAGAGTTAGATGACGAGGAAGGCATTATTGCTTACGCAACGGTAAGACAAGGATGA
- a CDS encoding DUF2164 domain-containing protein: MSQALTISKEKKKALIEEIQTYFLNERDEEIGELAASLLLDFFVDKIAIEFYNLGVEDSYRYMSDRLEDLFAIQK, from the coding sequence ATGAGTCAGGCCTTAACAATATCAAAAGAAAAAAAGAAAGCATTGATTGAAGAAATTCAAACATATTTTTTAAACGAACGTGATGAAGAAATTGGAGAGTTAGCAGCGAGTTTACTGCTTGATTTCTTTGTTGATAAAATTGCTATTGAGTTCTATAACTTAGGCGTTGAAGATTCATATCGTTATATGAGTGATCGTTTAGAAGATTTGTTTGCTATCCAAAAATAA
- a CDS encoding MMPL family transporter, giving the protein MKKLSTVLYRYRKLFLAIWIVLIVTFGYFALKLPSVLGGNGFEMDGEFKQTQQLLVDEFDVSESQAIVLFETNGNVSNEELIKSASNYLENINKKDYVLKVDAPSLDSDTVDGNFAYGIIHFNKAAVDLDNEMNELRDIPIENDKISVKLTGEPVIVQDMNTASQKDLAKAEAIGIPVALIVLLLAFGGVVAAGIPLIIGIVTVITTMGIVYFFHHVTPLSIFILNVVPMIGLALSIDFALLFINRFKEELAHNSVENAVKKTVQTAGRSVIFSGLCVFIGLAGMLFIQVDIFQNVALGGMAVVFVAVLSAITLLPAILAMLGEKVNRLRILRTNDQSGQSKWRSFAHFVMKRPVIMTLMSLVILLTALLPIKDMQLEIPSSEALPDNYDSKKALEIYNERFTDEATTDVFFVLKSNEDMLAEDSLNDVVSFIHQIEKDDLVAKVDSLPTALKVDSGEELSQLLNNQQLKAQTKPAVDTFVNNDYMLIKATLDTKQSSKEAKDFVKTWASKTPGDLELYVGGYPKFEQEIFDEIYEKAPYGLLLVLASTYLILMIAFRSVLIPLKAIIMNILSLTATFGLLVWLFQGGHLGLTESNIALVLPVFVFGLVFGLSMDYEVFLISRIHEVYEQTGDNNLATVEGLASTSKIITSAALIMIVITGAFAFTGITPVKQMGVGIALAIFIDATVVRMLLVPSLMKLLGNANWWFFGKKTTKANTQLSK; this is encoded by the coding sequence ATGAAAAAGCTATCTACAGTTTTATATCGATATCGTAAACTTTTTTTAGCTATATGGATTGTTTTGATTGTTACATTTGGTTACTTCGCCCTCAAGCTCCCATCTGTCCTTGGAGGTAATGGCTTTGAGATGGACGGTGAATTTAAGCAAACACAACAGCTTCTTGTTGATGAATTTGACGTCAGCGAATCTCAAGCGATTGTTTTATTTGAAACAAACGGTAACGTCTCAAACGAAGAACTGATTAAGAGCGCAAGCAATTACTTAGAGAACATTAATAAAAAGGACTATGTATTAAAAGTTGATGCTCCTTCTCTAGATAGTGATACCGTTGATGGTAACTTTGCGTATGGCATTATTCATTTCAACAAAGCAGCGGTTGATTTAGACAATGAAATGAATGAGCTTCGAGATATTCCAATTGAAAACGATAAAATTAGCGTTAAACTAACGGGTGAACCTGTTATTGTTCAAGATATGAATACAGCTAGCCAAAAGGATTTAGCAAAGGCTGAAGCAATTGGAATCCCTGTAGCACTCATTGTTTTATTACTTGCTTTTGGTGGCGTGGTTGCAGCTGGTATTCCTTTAATCATCGGCATCGTGACGGTTATTACGACAATGGGAATCGTCTATTTCTTTCATCATGTAACACCATTGTCCATCTTTATTTTAAACGTTGTACCAATGATTGGATTAGCTTTAAGTATTGATTTTGCCCTTCTATTTATTAATCGTTTTAAAGAAGAGCTCGCACATAATAGCGTAGAAAATGCTGTGAAAAAGACCGTTCAAACAGCTGGACGCTCTGTCATTTTCTCTGGACTATGCGTATTCATTGGGCTTGCTGGAATGTTATTCATACAAGTAGACATTTTTCAAAACGTAGCGTTAGGAGGCATGGCTGTTGTATTTGTAGCTGTCTTATCAGCCATTACATTACTGCCAGCTATTCTAGCAATGCTTGGTGAAAAGGTAAATCGATTGCGTATCCTACGCACAAATGATCAATCAGGTCAATCAAAATGGCGTTCTTTTGCTCATTTTGTAATGAAACGACCAGTTATTATGACACTTATGTCCCTTGTTATTTTATTAACAGCTCTTCTTCCTATTAAGGATATGCAGCTGGAAATTCCATCTTCTGAAGCTCTACCAGATAACTATGATTCCAAGAAGGCTTTAGAAATTTACAATGAGCGCTTTACAGATGAAGCCACTACAGACGTCTTCTTTGTATTAAAAAGCAATGAAGATATGTTAGCAGAAGATTCCCTAAATGATGTTGTATCGTTTATTCATCAAATAGAAAAAGATGATTTAGTCGCAAAAGTTGACTCTTTACCTACTGCATTAAAAGTAGATTCCGGGGAAGAACTTAGCCAGCTATTGAACAACCAACAGCTAAAGGCTCAAACCAAGCCCGCAGTTGATACATTTGTAAACAATGATTATATGCTTATCAAAGCAACGTTAGACACGAAACAAAGCTCAAAGGAAGCAAAGGATTTTGTAAAGACGTGGGCCTCTAAAACTCCGGGTGATCTGGAACTGTATGTAGGCGGATATCCAAAGTTTGAACAAGAAATTTTTGATGAAATATACGAAAAAGCTCCTTACGGCTTATTGCTGGTCCTAGCATCTACTTATTTAATCCTTATGATTGCCTTTCGTTCCGTTTTAATTCCATTGAAAGCAATCATTATGAACATTTTAAGCTTAACAGCTACTTTTGGTTTGCTTGTTTGGCTGTTCCAAGGAGGACATCTCGGTTTAACAGAGTCTAATATTGCTTTAGTCCTTCCGGTATTTGTGTTCGGACTAGTATTTGGATTAAGTATGGACTATGAAGTATTCTTAATCTCACGCATTCATGAAGTGTATGAACAAACAGGAGATAATAACCTAGCAACTGTTGAAGGATTAGCTTCAACAAGTAAAATTATTACAAGCGCCGCCCTTATTATGATTGTAATTACAGGTGCATTTGCCTTTACTGGTATTACACCTGTCAAACAAATGGGCGTTGGTATTGCCCTTGCTATCTTTATTGATGCTACGGTTGTTCGAATGCTGCTTGTCCCTTCTCTTATGAAACTATTAGGCAATGCAAACTGGTGGTTTTTTGGAAAAAAAACTACGAAAGCAAACACACAGCTAAGTAAATAA
- a CDS encoding dimethylarginine dimethylaminohydrolase family protein translates to MNLEKKFVCQTEYDVLKEVIVCPPTYMEIKEVINETQKHYAGENIDENKASKQHKTFVQYLRTQGINVIELKADKRFPEQVFTRDIGYVLGDVILVSKMGSDIREGEEAYLTEWLNNHHLPYYQVRDDSIEGGDVIINGEDIYIGVSSRTTIEATKQVQAKLPHMNVIPVPIKEGYLHLDCVFNIISKTEALIYPDALDKKEIALLNERFDLIEVTEEEQFTLGTNVFSIGNKTVISLPVNNQVNETLRKRGFEVVEIDISEIIKSGGSFRCCTLPLQREAKK, encoded by the coding sequence ATGAATCTAGAAAAAAAATTCGTTTGTCAAACGGAATATGACGTTTTAAAAGAAGTAATTGTTTGTCCTCCTACATATATGGAAATTAAAGAAGTCATTAATGAAACACAAAAGCACTATGCTGGAGAAAATATTGATGAAAACAAAGCTAGTAAGCAGCATAAAACATTTGTACAGTATCTTCGTACACAAGGTATTAACGTTATTGAGCTAAAAGCAGACAAAAGGTTTCCAGAACAAGTGTTTACACGAGATATTGGATATGTTCTTGGCGACGTAATTCTTGTTTCTAAAATGGGTAGCGATATTCGTGAAGGTGAAGAAGCCTATTTGACAGAATGGTTAAACAATCATCACTTGCCTTATTATCAAGTAAGGGATGACTCAATTGAAGGCGGCGATGTAATTATTAACGGAGAGGATATTTATATTGGCGTAAGTAGTAGAACGACTATTGAGGCTACCAAGCAGGTTCAGGCAAAGCTTCCTCACATGAACGTTATACCAGTTCCTATTAAAGAGGGATATTTACACTTAGACTGTGTTTTTAATATTATTTCTAAAACAGAAGCGTTAATTTATCCCGATGCTCTTGATAAAAAGGAAATCGCTTTATTAAATGAACGATTTGATTTAATTGAAGTAACGGAAGAAGAGCAGTTTACATTGGGGACGAACGTATTTTCAATTGGAAATAAAACGGTCATTAGTTTACCTGTAAATAATCAAGTGAATGAAACGCTTCGCAAAAGAGGGTTTGAAGTGGTTGAAATTGATATTTCGGAGATTATTAAATCAGGAGGATCGTTTCGATGCTGTACGTTACCTCTTCAAAGAGAAGCAAAGAAATAG